The Megalops cyprinoides isolate fMegCyp1 chromosome 11, fMegCyp1.pri, whole genome shotgun sequence genomic sequence GATTGAGGAACTGCAGAGGGGACCGTGTCAATGGGGGAAGTGGCTGTCGTAGAGCTTCTCCCTGTCCTCAGACAAATGGAAGACCTGCAGTATTGATTATTAACCACCACCTCTATGTCTGTCAGCATATGACTGGACTTGACAACTGAAGAGCTGTGGAGTCCTGACAGATGTCTACGCTCCtgatcatttttcttcatgCCGTTTGAAGTTTTTGAAATCTTGAAAAGACAGCACATTTCAGAGATGTGGGATATGATTACTGCTTGACCTTTTTTGGGGACCTGCCACTAGCCTTAACTTGGAAAGGTGTTAACGTATCTCCTGAATGCTGCTTTTTCAGTAGCAAGCACATGTAGGACTGAACGATGACAGAGCGGTTTCTTTAACTCAGAGTGGAAGGTCAGCTATTGACTATttttatctgcttttatttaagCATCCCATAATTATCTTGCcatgtgtaaatgttaaatggcAGATGTgacaatatatatgtattgtgAGAGTGTGGACAGGTATTTCAGACAGAGTATTTGTAGAGAGAGGCTGAGTTCCTTCTTTTCTGACTCAGAAAGTCTTAATATTATGGTCACAGACTTAAACAGGGGTGGTGTTTGCTCCACATAGTGGAGTCTTCATGCAGTGCAGGTTTTATAGATGTCATGATGCGTAATACATTGCAAATGGCATTGCGCTGGTGTTGACTCTGTCGTCAGAAGGGATTCCTTGGAAGATTGGTTATGTACTCATGTACTTATTCAAGAAATACTAAACCTTACACCAGATCTGGTGAGGTGATGTACACAAAAGTATTTACATTCTTGTGTTCACTAGTTAATGTTAAAGTTAAAACTGTTAATATTTTGATACTTGCccttgaaatttgttttcagcttCTAGCCTTAACCTTGAAATGGAGACAAAGATTGGTTAAACTTTATAAGTATCTGTTGTATATAATGTAAActtcaaaaataatgacaaactTTGCTTTGAAAAAGTGCACAGGGAGTAAAGTATGCAGGGGACAGTACTTGGTAACCTGTTTCTGGTTAAATAATGACCCTAAGTACAAGGGCACATATAAAAGGAGACAGACTGAATTCACCCTTTCAAGGGTCTTATGTCATGTATTTCCTGACAAACTGCCTACTCGCCTTTTTAAGTCACCAAAGCTCCAATCATTTCCCCTTTTATTGTATTGAATTAACCAATTGGAAGAGGTCTCCAGTTCGTAAACTGTAAAACTCAAATTCTGAACAAAACTAAAGGTGGTGTGCTCCCGTGTCACATGGGATAATTGGTTCTGGCTATCTGTGGTTTCatcaataattaataaaaattgcacagaaaataaaatgtaaaactaaaaggCGCATTCTTGGTTATTTTGACTATCCAAGGTGTCCACACCTTTAGCTGCTCTCCACTGCTTTCCTAATTTAGTTTATTTGTAATGCTCAGCAAACCATCTGAATTTGAATTCCCCCTGAATGTCAGTAGTAAATTGTGAGTATCAGTGCTTTGCTTTCAGTTGCACTCATTCACTGgtatttcaaagaaaatattaccCACGGTGTCAATCAATCCCCTACAGTATGTGAGCCAAGTCATAGGAAGGTGTAAGCAGGCACTCGAGTAGCAtcctttaaatgtttttttttttcctctttcaaaacatattgaaaatattttcaaacagatcTTACTGAAATCCCTTAGCTTTTTAAAGTTacttgtacattttgttttcgGTTAAATGCACCTTACtgtactgttattttttgtaatcctgttttaataaatttacaaatggACCAAACcttgcattttctgtgtgatttcAACTGGAATACAggtatgtatgttttaaaaaatggaaaacaggtCTACATAAGCCTTTTTTGAAATGGGGGTCAGTACTCCACTGGGTGATGCAAGAGTTTTATGGTGGGGTCCCTAAATATTTTTCCCAAATCAATGAAGACAGTATTTTTCAGATGTAGACCAACCATGTCAAGGCcaaatatgtatttcttagTTAAgataatatgcatatatactgCTCACAAACCTACTATCTTTTCTCACTGATAGAGTGCCTTACtatcattttgtttacaaaaactacattattataattatattatcCACCTCATTTTATtgtgaggagaaagaaagattACAGGAAAATAGAGGAAAACAGTTGCCTTTGTGGTTGAAACAAGTCAAAACATAGATATTCAGATCAAAAGcttgatatgcaaatgaatctGTTATAAATAATTGTGATTGTGTATCATACAGTACAACCACTACTATGAATGGACTGTGAGCATGACGAAGAAGATGATAAATGCAGATGATAGCCTGAGCTTTAAAATCATTATTGAGTATGTTTTAGGAAGAATTTTAGTTATTGGTTAAACGGGTTCATCATCCGTTTTGTGACATGTTAATTCACAACTGACCATGGTATACTCAAGTGACTTTGAATGTTACTTAGCTTAGATGGCTACTGGCTCGGAGGAGGAATAAACAGCTTTTGAGGATACAGTATCTGGAGTATTGTCAGAGTAGAATGTCGTAGGAAATGGCTTGGACAGTGAGTTTCCTCTATCCAACTGGATCAGCTTGCTCATTCCCACACCCAAGAAGGGATGACATTTTTGTGACAAATGCACTCGACAGATTACTTCTTAACATTAACAGTGAAAATATGCCATATGTCTGAAAAATTGGGTGCGATTTGAACGGACAATACTTCAGTTACTTCAAACTCGAGTAACTCTGTGCAACCCAGAAaggcttttgttttgaaattttctCCACGGAAAGCGGAAGTAGAGTGACATTACGTCGTATTTTGAACGCGACCAGCTACATAAAAAATCGTGCTGAATCACTCATCCGTATATGCATGGATAGGCTAATGTGCGGGGATCAATGATTGAGAAGAGCCATCCATGTTTTTTAAAGCTCAGTTCATTTATGTAGACTTTGCACAGCTGACAAGTTGCACACGGGCATGTCCATGAGTGTTATGGCTGCTTTAGCAAAGGCAATGTCGAGTAAGTCCATTATTCCTGTTCTTTCAAGTATCATTGCAGTACATAAATCACATGCATGTATAGGTATGAGCATAAAGGTCATATTAATTTGTTCTTTAAACATTCTGTTTTGTACCGTAGCTAGCAGGTCTAACTAGGTTTCTAGTTAGCTTTTGGTAGAGCTACCCACACTCTACCTTGCTAGAATTCAGCACTGCATTTTTTCCAGGTTAGACTTTGGAAGTAACGGTTAACTTTGTAGTCTATCCATGTATGATTTCTCATACTGTCCTTCttaatgtcaaataaatgtaaCCGCTTGATTCAACTTGCTGTAGTACGTGTGCAAGTTAATTATAATggcagaaatatgaaatattacttGTATCAAATGCTATCGTTTCCAATTCACACTTTGCTGTCGGACACACTTTGTACGCAACATGCTCTGGTTTCTTTGAAAGACTATATTTACTCATGGTCGTGAAGTTACTTAAGACTTGTgtacacaaaacaatacaaaacgGGTTTCTTAGTGCGACTAAATGTAGTTATTTTGACGTCATCTGCATAGACAGTGCCAGGATCATTCCTCGCTCTTGCGCGCATCCACCCAGTAACAAGTGCATGGTCGTCAATGTTTTACGTGGTCAGTGACCCCTGCAACTGGATGACTATGTGCAGTCCTTCAAATACCATGCATGTACAAGCTGACACTCAGCTAAAACTGATTTTTGGATTCCATTTTAACAGTGTGACTCTGAGCATTTGTCATTGTCCGTCGTGCACGGTTTTGAAATGAccattttgtctgtgttctAAAATAGCGAGATGTCTAAAACAGTACTGTGTCTAAAATAGTCGAAAATGTGCAGAATTTTCTACAGTTGCAGTGTTTACAGGTCTGCTTTTTGGCACAGAGTTCCGTCTGGCCGTCGTGCAACTCCATGTGACTAAGGTGAAGGCAGACAACTTGAGCAGAGCACAGAAACTGGTGAAGGAAGCAGCAGGTCAGGGGGCAAAGGTCGTGGTCCTGCCTGTGAGTACCATTCCCTCATTATGTAGCTAGATGGTTGGTTGTGTGCTTATTTCTAAGGCTGAGTTGTGGGGATCTTTGGCATTGCATTTATCAGGCACAATGGACAAACCAGGTTTTTCACAAATCACTAATGATAAAGGGCGACCTgatgttctgtgaaaaataatcttGTTGCCTAGTTCACTTGATATTTATCAATACAAAGTACTTCTGTAACTGaaacttgaaataaaattttgtgCTTTCTGGGAGGGAGTATCTGAAAATGATCTAAAGGGAACATGTTCAGTCAGACACACCAGTGGTCCTGACTAAGATGATTAATAAATTCTTGTtatgtccagccaaacactcTCCCTGGGTATAATTTGCTATGGGTACATTAGCCTTTAAAGGATTTAAGCTATAGTAAATGCTTAACAGTTTGTGTTGCTTTTGCTTCATATTGCATACCCAGGTCTCTTATTGTTGTTGCATCCTAGGAATGCTTTAACTCCCCCTATGGGACTAACTTTTTTGCGGAATATGCTGAGAAGATCCCAGGGCCATCTACTCAAGTACTGTCGGAAGCTGCAAAGGAGAACGCCGTATACCTAGTGGGAGGTGAGTCCCCGGGAGGCACACCTGTTCTCCGCAGTGTTCTAATGTCACGGCATGACTGACAGGGCGAACAAGAGGTTAAAACCCAAAGAAAAGCATGATAGTGCATTGCTCTGGGCAGTGTGTGAATATTCctctgggctgtgtgtgaggcGTGTTTCTTTGGGCAGTCTGTGGCAGACTCTCTATAGTGTGTGAGGCATGTTTGGCGTGTGGCAGGATCCATCCCAGAGGAGGACGGGGGAAAGCTGTACAACACCTGCCCAGTCTTCGGCCCAGACGGCACCCTTCTGCTCAAACACAGAAAGGTGGGTACATGTTCAGGGCATGCCGTCAgtatgaacacatacacacagatatgaaCAGGCTTTATTTGCATGACTGGATGCCTGAAGCTGTACCAAACCGACGTGTTCTACAATATCAGATGTAAATATTTGAACAATTATAAAGGTGAATGAAAAGGGAAGGACTGTCATACATTGTGGTTCTACAGTGTTGTCCTTCATCATTCCCTGTCTTTTTCCTCTGTAGATCCATCTTTTTGACATTGATGTGCCTGGGAAAATCCGCTTCCAGGAGTCAGAGACACTCAGTCCAGGAAGCAACTTCTCTGTATTTGACACCCGTGAGTGATGGAGAACTGTCTTCATCTGTCACTTTTCTTTCCAGGTTCTTTGCCTAACTGCAGTGGAAGACAAGCCTGTCAAAAATGTTAACTGTTATCCCTCAGCAAGTGTGTTTGAGTCTGTGATCTGCTGAATAAGTgaccatgtgtttttgttttctgtgatgtCCTCCTTAGCCTTCTGTAAAGTAGGTGTTGGGATATGCTACGACATGCGCTTTGCTGAGCTggcacaaatatacacaaagaGAGGTGAGTGGAGTCAGAGAATGGCAGCAATGTACTTTTACCTGTGAACAACAGGGATATTGCTAAGGTGTTTGTGGAACACTGTGAAAGTTATTCGTCTACAGTATATAATAGTGCTTATGGTGTAAATAGATGGATTCTGCAAGATTAACTTTTGATATACTTCAAACCATGCTCTTGCACAGTGAAAATAAGGTACATTTTGTTGGGAGAGTTTAAGTGAGGATTGtatcccctctctccccccccgctTATCCTAGGCTGTCAGCTGTTGGTTTATCCTGGAGCCTTCAACATGACCACTGGGCCAGCCCACTGGGAACTTCTGCAGAGGGGAAGGTCAGTGTCCAAAACTTTCCACTAGCACAGAAATACAGAGTGAATACGAAGTCATAATAAcagcattttattcaaataaataataaggcataaaaatgtatggaattcagaaaacagtgattataTGGTCTCCTGTTAGTGTTCAGATCTTAGTAATTATTTTGAGTTGTGTACAGCATTCTCCCTCAGAACTCTGACTGTTTACCGTCTTTCCCCAGTGACTCACTggcttgctctctctttctctctctccgtctctcagGGCAGTTGACAACCAGGTGTATGTGGCTACAGCCTCCCCAGCTCGAGACGAAACGGCCTCTTACGTGGCCTGGGGCCACAGCACTGTTGTCAACCCTTGGTCTGTATTTGTTTGTCCATCCCCCCCTCTGTGAATTGAAGTCAAAAACCCCTGCCTTGCTGTGGGTCAAGAGATTACTGCCAGTTTCCATGTGGAGATGGTGGTGTGAACAGTATAGATGCATTTGCATCAGACACAGTAGGGCTGTTGGTTGTGTTCAGGTGATCACACATAGAAGAGCATGCCAGCCAAATGTGTCTCTGGTGTACATTGTATTGCATGTGGCATAGGCTTGCAGTgtgtcatgtctgtgtgtgcctggtCTGTTTGTGATGGCAGGGGGGAGGTGATAACGAAGGCTGGACCAGAGGAGGCTGTGGTGTATGCCGATATCGGTGAGTACAGCTGCCACTACAGGGCTCTCATGTTGATGATTATTCATCCgatttgttgatttattattttttaatccaCAAAGAAACAACTGTCTCAGCTCCTCTAGACCCAGTCTTTATAAAATGGATATGGGCGGGGGATCGAGTTCATAGGCCTGCTAGCTGGAGGCAACAGAAGCCTTATTGCTCAATATTTCTGCACGGCAGGCATGACAAGATTCAGAAGCAGGACAGTTTATTTGACATGCAAGAATGCATGTTTACCTCATACCTCTTCCCTCTGAAGAGACatgataaaaacatacattgtaTGGTTGTACTGCTTGGTCAAAATAGCGTAAACGGTTATTCAAGCCTGTCActatctttctttctctgtgatgATATTAGGGTAGTTGTTTATGTGTCACATTAGTATTATAGCAGTTGTTTATGCGTTTTCCGGAATGTTTTGCTAGACCTGCAGTACCTGTCAGAGGTGCGTCAGCAGATCCCCATCTCCTCCCAGCGCCGCACTGATCTGTACAGCACAAGTGCTGCAATCGAGGGCTAAACATGGACCCAACACAGCTGAACTGCGGGTGGCCACAGAGAGGCCAGCCTGGGCCACGAATCGCAGCCTAATGGGACATAATCTGCGCAGGCACACCCTAAGAGAGAGCTGTTAACTGCGAATGCTGAGGAATAGGGGATGTTTCCTTGAGGGCCCACTGCAAGAGACCAAGAGGAGCTCTTTTGTGTTAGATAGTGAGGTACCTGGATTCGGTGTCAGTGCCTTCACTTTGGTTCATCTTCAGGCCTCCATGCATTTgaaatctttttcatttcaggtgGAATCTTAATTTCAGCCAAGTCAGTAGCAATCAATCACCAGTGAAAGATTCACTTTTGTTTCATGACTTTAGTGTACTGGAAAGAAAGCAATTTGTTTTGATATATCTTTGATATATCATTTATCtcaaaattaattgttttatatcATAGttgcaaaaaacaaactgttttgagTGTATATCATGATATGAATAAGGcaaagtaaaatgtattttcttggCAAATTGTACAAACCCATCCTTCtgtgaatttcagtttaaaaaaattcagttaataagttcagtttaaataaattcacTTTTTGGTAAGGATTGTAAAAACCTCCCCTTCTGATGAATGAACTGAAGTCCTGTATTAAAAGTTCCTCTTTGCATCCCCTCATGCACTGAGCAGCATCTGGACTTGCAGTTAGAGCAGATGTTAGTTTAAGATGACTCTTGTTCTCAGAGCCTGGGAAACAGGGTTCTTGTTATTTCACATGTTCTTAAGTGGGTAGATGCACGGGGGGGGACTCAggacaagcagaaaaaaaacaggacctcaaatcaaaaataatgcaaaggCTGACACAGTATGTCTTCTGTATGTGCAGGGTACTTCCTACTCCTAACAACTGATTTAGGGTCAGCTTTCCCAATCCCTGGCATAAACCCGAAGATTacatgttaaatgtgcaaaGTGCTCACTTCTCCAAGATTACTGCTCAGGAGCAAAATCATCGCTCACCATAACTCTTCCGCAGGGATTTTtttcaacagagaaaaaaggTATGCAAATGAGAAGGAGGATCAAGGCCTGTTTGTTGACTGCAGAAAACGCCTACATTACACCAGTGAAGGTACATCTTGCTCATGCAAGGAACAGGTCTGTACACGGCCACATACTCACACTTAAATACCAAGCACTCATTGTTCTGCTCTTGAACGTGCTGTCACTATCACAGTactcatctaaaaaaaaatattttacacaatattttacaaaaacaaaatattgttaaCTTTAATAATTCCAGTAAGAATGGGACCAAGTTTATTCAGCTGGAATTCCTTACATATATTCCCAATCCTCTTGCTTGCGACAGACACCCTCTGGCATTACTGAAGTGGTGTTTGTCTGTCAGCTGgataatttaaattaaaccaCCTTGCCAGCAGGAAACACACCAATTGTAGGGCTGAACTATACTAACACAGGACTTTGGTATGGCCCTTAAATGGGATGAACCTTAAATGTGTGCCAACTTAATTCTGATTTCAGTAAAGAATGGTGTGAAAGCACCAGTACCAGTACTATCGTTGCAGCTATGCAGGAAATTGTGAGGTCAACACAAATCTGATTAATTATTACAAATTGACCCAACATGTTGAAAAGCTGTACATGAAATGCGATCCTAagagtgagaaaataaaattattccTCAAGGGGTAAGCAGCTGTGGggcgtgtgtcagtgtttgtttcaaCCAGTTAACCTGGCTTCTTTTGCTAATACTGTATGCTCTACACACCAACACTGGTTCACTCCTGTATCAGACAAGTTTCACTGTAAAAAGTTAAGAATATAAGCACAAATTACAgctgttattattaaaaatggcagatctttttaaatatttaagagCCTACCACCAAAACCAGAAACAGATTGAACCTCCTTATGCACCCCACTTGTTCATTACTATAAAATGTGTCCAGTTTTAATTAACTTTATTCTGATTCCCCTAAAAAGAAACACTACAAATAGTTACAAAATGTCAAACATATAATTTAACTTTTGTTAGGAAGTCTGTTAAACATCATCCTATCAAAGAtatgtgaacttttttttttttcatctgtgtgcatctgagtgtagttttgaatttgaaagcaGGGTCAATGTCCCTGGGAATTGTATTCATTCCTTCCCATACAAcagtattttttccctttgtccaTTGAAAGTCCATAGGAAGGTGGTCCAAATTAGTCATCAGCTTAGGGGGCAACAGCATGAAATGGCTAGCTGCTTAGTAACTGTGGGATCAGCGGCGTTGCACCCCCTATCCTCAGTGCCACTACATAGATGGATTTCAGAGTTTAAgctgtgtgggtatgtgtgctgtatgcatttacatgtgACTATTTTGATCCGTTTAAGAGTTTaagctgtgtggttgtgtcttAGGCTAAGTTTTATTGTTCTAGATGTGTGGATATTGAGTGCAGTGCTGCAGAGCCCCCCAGCAGCACTAAGCTCTCCCCCAAGTTCAGTCCCACGCTACCCTGTCCATCCAAggcctgctgctccacactgttaCACATTGGTCTCAGTCAAAGAGTCCAGCCGTTCCATGTCCAACATCGAATGCTTGGTCTCGTCTTCTTCTAGCACCACTAgaacacacacatccaggtaCCTtcagttacattcatttattgtgAGACACTATGAGACTACATACAGCAGGGCCAGTCAAGTCTAGTCCCAGAAGGCTGCATCCCAGGTTCTCCAGCTCTCTTAACTAAACTAGTTCAATAAATACGATGAATTTAATACAACAAAAGCCTGACTAGAAAGCATGCAGACATGGCCTCCCTCAAGGACCAGTATTTACAAATCCTGGTACAGCATTCATCTCAGTATGGGTTGTTGAGGTATATTGTTGTGGTATATTTTGTTGTGGTATATTGCACGTGTTGTAACTGACACTGAAGGAGTATGGGATAGGTGATGCAGTACAGGTCAGATACCTTGGTGTAAGTTTGAGTTCCTCTTTCGATCATAGTCCTCTTTGATCTGGTACACCACAGCTGAGGCCACCAGAACCGCCACAAGTACACACAGGGTGGTGCTGAACATCCACATGGCCTGGGACGCCCGGCCCACCACCGGACTCGCCTCAACTCCATCTGAACCAGGACACAACCAGATGGGACGGTCACTCTATACTGTTCACACACTGTCTCAGGATACAAACACTAAGAGAATCCTATGACAAATGACACCATTCCCATGTCAGACTGATTTTGACACATAGTTAATATGGGTAAAATTTCTAGAAATCTCAATACGGAATGCATCTAGTCATAGACTTGGTCATTAATAGATGCATGCAACGTCTTGTAATGGACACACACATTAAGTGCTGGGCtgtcccttttcttttctttaaccAAGTGAGGTGTGATTATGTGTATGTTTAGTTTATTGGTATTTtctaaaaacatacacaaacagcaacagtCAGAAGCTTGCAAGTCTGTAGGCTACTTTAACTGGTTTTCCTcaagtgaaaatggaaaagaagaaTGGCTGGAATACCCCATTCccaccaaaccaaaaaaaaaggaaagaacacCACAAAACCACAATCCTCTGCATTTGCAAAATGTTGGGAATCACAGGCATCTTAATTAACCCAATTTCAAGTATTtccaaaatatgttttgcaaACGATGGTTTTGCAAACCTCCTTTTAAAGGCATATAAAAAGAATAAACCAAAACACAGCCAATTCTTAGTCTTCGacattcacacagcaaacaaaacaattttaagtTCACTACTCTCCAACAACCTTTCTTTACAGGTGAATAAACTCTCTTCCACCCCTTTTGGTAAGGCACTACTTCTAATTATGGCACTCTGCTGCAACATGtgccaagtaaataaatgaataaataaaactgtctaCAAAGTGGAGGTTTTACCATCATACAAACTGTACTATGCATTAAATTTGTACAAACGCCATTGCAACCTTTTGCTTATGTACTCACAACTTAAAGATTCCAGAGTCTCATTGAGGAGGAGGTTTTCTATTGCACATGACACGGTGGTGTCCTGGGTGACATTGACCAATAGGACGCTGGTTACATCGTAGAGCCCAGAGTCAGGGATcagagtgctctgtgtgtgtgctgaatcCAAAGCGTGTTGCTCCGTTTGATCAAGGAACCAGTGGACAGCGGGTTCGGGGAACCCTCCGCTAGAGTGACAGGTGAAGCgagcctcctctccctctctcacttcatTCAGTAACACTGGAGAGCTAAAATGAGCTGCAGAAGAAAGTGGCACGTTTTGGGGAGACCATCCTGATCTACTGATTTAAGGAAAACATCATTGGTTCACTTTTCAGTTATTATTTCTATGTATGCGTAACTAGtgcctgaaatgttttctgGCACTAGTTATTGTGAGATCAAATGTCCATGAACGCCTTATATTGTATACAGCCAGTacaaaaaatttcaaaaacaccCTTAACAAAACAGATAAATGACTTGTCATCCATTTAAATACTTCCCTCTGGTTTTGCTTTTTCCAAAGTGCTACCCAATGCGTTTTTAAATG encodes the following:
- the LOC118786137 gene encoding ICOS ligand-like isoform X3, which encodes MSVTWTSGLLLSVISYCTSLGDECVLGIVGESAILPCVYSGAEELASVDISIEWRLGSDVVHRSESGEGSERTQIMSYSNRTRLSAAALQTGDFSLQLSDVIREDEQSYDCYISHPGLESSTPICTVCLRVAAHFSSPVLLNEVREGEEARFTCHSSGGFPEPAVHWFLDQTEQHALDSAHTQSTLIPDSGLYDVTSVLLVNVTQDTTVSCAIENLLLNETLESLSYGVEASPVVGRASQAMWMFSTTLCVLVAVLVASAVVYQIKEDYDRKRNSNLHQVVLEEDETKHSMLDMERLDSLTETNV
- the LOC118786137 gene encoding ICOS ligand-like isoform X1, giving the protein MSNSNHLCFSTQCRYTPCPTLLPATSGHTSSLRAMSVTWTSGLLLSVISYCTSLGDECVLGIVGESAILPCVYSGAEELASVDISIEWRLGSDVVHRSESGEGSERTQIMSYSNRTRLSAAALQTGDFSLQLSDVIREDEQSYDCYISHPGLESSTPICTVCLRVAAHFSSPVLLNEVREGEEARFTCHSSGGFPEPAVHWFLDQTEQHALDSAHTQSTLIPDSGLYDVTSVLLVNVTQDTTVSCAIENLLLNETLESLSYGVEASPVVGRASQAMWMFSTTLCVLVAVLVASAVVYQIKEDYDRKRNSNLHQVVLEEDETKHSMLDMERLDSLTETNV
- the nit2 gene encoding omega-amidase NIT2, whose protein sequence is MSMSVMAALAKAMSKFRLAVVQLHVTKVKADNLSRAQKLVKEAAGQGAKVVVLPECFNSPYGTNFFAEYAEKIPGPSTQVLSEAAKENAVYLVGGSIPEEDGGKLYNTCPVFGPDGTLLLKHRKIHLFDIDVPGKIRFQESETLSPGSNFSVFDTPFCKVGVGICYDMRFAELAQIYTKRGCQLLVYPGAFNMTTGPAHWELLQRGRAVDNQVYVATASPARDETASYVAWGHSTVVNPWGEVITKAGPEEAVVYADIDLQYLSEVRQQIPISSQRRTDLYSTSAAIEG
- the LOC118786137 gene encoding ICOS ligand-like isoform X2, translating into MVTQCRYTPCPTLLPATSGHTSSLRAMSVTWTSGLLLSVISYCTSLGDECVLGIVGESAILPCVYSGAEELASVDISIEWRLGSDVVHRSESGEGSERTQIMSYSNRTRLSAAALQTGDFSLQLSDVIREDEQSYDCYISHPGLESSTPICTVCLRVAAHFSSPVLLNEVREGEEARFTCHSSGGFPEPAVHWFLDQTEQHALDSAHTQSTLIPDSGLYDVTSVLLVNVTQDTTVSCAIENLLLNETLESLSYGVEASPVVGRASQAMWMFSTTLCVLVAVLVASAVVYQIKEDYDRKRNSNLHQVVLEEDETKHSMLDMERLDSLTETNV